In Mangifera indica cultivar Alphonso chromosome 1, CATAS_Mindica_2.1, whole genome shotgun sequence, a single genomic region encodes these proteins:
- the LOC123214656 gene encoding uncharacterized protein YnbB-like, translating into MWVLSCAIPSAYPLRLPMASLFTSTTVRSSSLLSVPTLDHPFVPEVVKALDSLYPEFRAVDNLVACNTSRVLKAFQNARVGSHHFGGSTGYGHDEAGGREALDQVFAEIVGAESAIVRSQFFSGTHAITCALFAFLRPGDELLAVAGAPYDTLEEVIGKRDSHGMGSIKDFGIEYREVPLAEDGSLDWDALRSALRPHTKCALIQRSCGYSWRQSLSVDEIGKAIKIIKMQNPNCLVMVDNCYGEFVEMIEPPMVGSDLIAGSLIKNPGGTIAPCGGYVAGRRKWVEAAAARLSAPGLGIDCGSTPGDIMRAFFQGLFLSPQMVGEAIKGTLLIAEVMASKGYKVQPLPRVPRHDTVQAVQLGSREHLLAFCEAVQRSSPVGSFTKPIAGTTPGYASEVIFADGTFIDGSTSELSCDGPLREPFAVFCQGGTHWTQWGLVLGEILKTI; encoded by the exons ATGTGGGTCTTATCCTGCGCCATCCCTTCTGCTTATCCTCTACGCCTCCCAATGGCTTCATTATTCACATCAACTACTGTTCGTTCAAGCTCTCTACTCTCTGTTCCAACTCTTGACCACCCTTTTGTTCCTGAG GTTGTGAAGGCTCTGGATTCCTTGTATCCTGAGTTCAGAGCTGTTGATAATTTGGTGGCTTGCAACACCTCCCGTGTTCTGAAAGCTTTTCAGAATGCTAGGGTTGGATctcat CACTTTGGTGGAAGCACTGGCTACGGTCATGATGAAGCTGGGGGACGTGAAGCACTTGATCAAGTTTTTGCAGAAATTGTAGGAGCTGAATCTGCAATTGTTAGGTCACAG TTTTTTTCAGGTACCCATGCAATCACTTGTGCTTTGTTTGCTTTCTTAAGGCCAGGAGATGAG CTGTTGGCAGTTGCTGGTGCTCCATATGATACCTTAGAGGAAGTTATTGGAAAGAGGGACTCTCATGGGATGGGTTCTATTAAAGATTTTGGAATTGAGTATCGAGAAGTTCCT CTTGCTGAAGATGGGTCTCTTGACTGGGATGCACTTAGGAGTGCTTTGAGACCTCATACAAAATGTGCACTGATACAAAGATCATGTGGTTATTCATGGCGACAGAGTTTAAGTGTAGATGAGATAGGGAAGGCCATAAAGATTATAAAG ATGCAGAATCCTAACTGCTTGGTCATGGTGGATAATTGCTATGGTGAATTTGTTGAAATGATTGAACCTCCAATGGTG GGTTCAGATTTGATTGCAGGCAGTTTGATAAAAAATCCTGGTGGAACTATTGCACCATGTGGTGGATATGTTGCTGGGAGGAGAAAATGGGTAGAAGCTGCAGCAGCTCGTCTCTCTGCACCAGGACTAGGAATTGATTGTGGTTCAACCCCTGGTGATATTATGCGAGCTTTTTTCCAGGGTTTGTTCCTTTCGCCTCAAATGGTTGGTGAGGCAATCAAG ggAACCCTTCTGATAGCTGAAGTCATGGCATCTAAAGGTTATAAGGTGCAGCCACTTCCTCGTGTTCCTCGTCATGATACAGTGCAG GCAGTACAGCTAGGAAGCCGTGAGCACCTTCTTGCCTTCTGTGAGGCTGTACAGAGAAGCTCCCCAGTAGGTTCATTCACTAAACCTATTGCTGGTACAACTCCTGGATATGCATCTGAG GTAATATTTGCTGATGGAACCTTCATTGATGGGAGTACAAGTGAGCTCTCATGTGATGGACCACTTCGAGAACCTTTTGCTGTGTTTTGCCAG GGTGGCACCCATTGGACTCAGTGGGGACTTGTTCTAGGAGAGATTTTGAAAACCATATAA
- the LOC123214611 gene encoding protein ULTRAPETALA 2-like: MFHEEELNLMKGLRRGANYIEVECGCTNKKYGDSIGKLKVFANGQFVIDCHCSRHCTERKLTPYDFEEHSGRPGNRKWTHHVWVHINEDKVPLYKTELLKFYKYAANEVSASCRGKRTFHRDEFIRCVRCKKERRFRLRTKEECRIYHDALAAKRWKCVDRPYDKITCAVDEERASRKSSRGCPRFANCEGCTSCVCVGCLKCRFKDCSCRACVDFMQNAEP; the protein is encoded by the exons ATGTTTCACGAGGAAGAGTTGAACTTAATGAAGGGTCTAAGGAGAGGAGCCAACTACATCGAGGTGGAGTGTGGCTGCACAAACAAAAAGTATGGAGATAGCATTGGGAAGCTGAAGGTTTTCGCAAATGGCCAATTTGTTATCGACTGTCATTGCTCAAGACATTGCACTGAAC GGAAATTGACGCCGTATGATTTTGAGGAGCACTCTGGAAGGCCTGGGAACCGAAAGTGGACACACCACGTCTGGGTGCACATCAATGAAGATAAAGTGCCGTTGTACAAAACTGAGCTGCTCAAGTTCTACAAGTATGCAGCAAATGAAGTGTCAGCAAGCTGCCGTGGGAAACGAACTTTTCATCGCGATGAGTTCATTCGCTGTGTTAGATGCAAGAAGGAGCGCAGGTTCCGTCTTCGAACCAAAGAAGAATGCAGGATTTATCATGATGCTTTGGCTGCCAAGCGGTGGAAATGCGTTGACAGGCCTTACGACAA AATAACCTGTGCTGTTGACGAGGAAAGGGCCAGTCGGAAAAGCAGCAGGGGTTGTCCTCGGTTTGCAAACTGTGAAGGTTGTACATCTTGTGTGTGTGTTGGCTGCCTCAAGTGCCGCTTCAAGGACTGCAGCTGCCGCGCTTGTGTTGATTTCATGCAGAATGCAGAGCCTTGA
- the LOC123212585 gene encoding uncharacterized protein LOC123212585 isoform X2 has product MSALTATARQAANLVRLSSAKSASASQAASLIHRRGLAGAGGDHHGPPRVNCWQDPLSPSKWKEHHFVIVSLSGWGLIFYGSYKYLTRGKKDKTEEQKVAETSH; this is encoded by the exons ATGTCGGCGTTGACAGCCACGGCTCGCCAAGCTGCTAATTTGGTTCGGCTTTCCTCCGCAAAATCGGCTTCGGCTTCTCAAGCCGCTTCTCTCATCCATAGGCGCGGTCTGGCCGGCGCCGGTGGCG ACCATCATGGACCTCCAAGGGTGAACTGTTGGCAAGACCCACTGAGCCCATCTAAGTGGAAAGAACATCAT TTTGTGATTGTGTCTTTAAGTGGCTGGGGCTTAATCTTTTATGGTAGTTACAAGTACTTAACTAGAGGGAAGAAGGACAAGACAGAAGAG CAGAAGGTTGCAGAGACATCTCACTAG
- the LOC123212585 gene encoding uncharacterized protein LOC123212585 isoform X3, translating into MSALTATARQAANLVRLSSAKSASASQAASLIHRRGLAGAGGDHHGPPRVNCWQDPLSPSKWKEHHFVIVSLSGWGLIFYGSYKYLTRGKKDKTEEKVAETSH; encoded by the exons ATGTCGGCGTTGACAGCCACGGCTCGCCAAGCTGCTAATTTGGTTCGGCTTTCCTCCGCAAAATCGGCTTCGGCTTCTCAAGCCGCTTCTCTCATCCATAGGCGCGGTCTGGCCGGCGCCGGTGGCG ACCATCATGGACCTCCAAGGGTGAACTGTTGGCAAGACCCACTGAGCCCATCTAAGTGGAAAGAACATCAT TTTGTGATTGTGTCTTTAAGTGGCTGGGGCTTAATCTTTTATGGTAGTTACAAGTACTTAACTAGAGGGAAGAAGGACAAGACAGAAGAG AAGGTTGCAGAGACATCTCACTAG
- the LOC123212585 gene encoding uncharacterized protein LOC123212585 isoform X1: MSALTATARQAANLVRLSSAKSASASQAASLIHRRGLAGAGGDHHGPPRVNCWQDPLSPSKWKEHHVYADKNVTFLSKKTMNIRLVLLRSREKFIFQPVLLLCSKFAFIVYLDRQIASVTHDI; the protein is encoded by the exons ATGTCGGCGTTGACAGCCACGGCTCGCCAAGCTGCTAATTTGGTTCGGCTTTCCTCCGCAAAATCGGCTTCGGCTTCTCAAGCCGCTTCTCTCATCCATAGGCGCGGTCTGGCCGGCGCCGGTGGCG ACCATCATGGACCTCCAAGGGTGAACTGTTGGCAAGACCCACTGAGCCCATCTAAGTGGAAAGAACATCAT gTCTATGCTGACAAGAATGTCACATTTCTGTCAAAGAAAACTATGAATATAAGGTTGGTCCTGTTGAGAAGTAGagaaaaattcatatttcagcCTGTTTTATTGTTATGTTCCAAGTTTGCTTTTATAGTTTATCTCGATCGGCAAATAGCTAGTGTCACACATGATATATAA
- the LOC123209053 gene encoding uncharacterized protein LOC123209053, with translation MADVFKIDRDDHALHPYRRGKIGRFLTNFTKFTVDAAVNVSFKGVVGGRKVYKIVQEGFKIQPSSCSVSDKTNFNGIESMEEMQTKMEEMQEDMNVVKQQSKAAGKLSEGSKPQKKIPDEGIKGSDLLRTNEKRVFIRSRL, from the exons ATGGCTGACGTATTTAAAATTGACAGAGATGATCATGCCCTCCACCCATACCGTCGCGGGAAGATCGGGCGATTCCTCACGAATTTCACCAAGTTTACAGTCGATGCCGCCGTCAACGTCTCTTTCAAAGGCGTCGTTG GTGGAAGGAAAGTGTACAAGATTGTTCAGGAAGGATTCAAGATTCAGCCCTCTTCATGCTCAGTAAGCGACAAAACAAATTTCAATGGTATTGAATCAATGGAGGAGATGCAAACAAAGATGGAAGAAATGCAGGAAGACATGAATGTTGTGAAACAACAAAGTAAGGCAGCAGGGAAACTATCAGAAGGATCAAAACCTCAGAAGAAGATACCCGATGAAGGCATCAAGGGATCAGATCTTTTGAGAACCAACGAGAAAAGAGTCTTTATTCGCTCCAGGCTGTAG
- the LOC123228487 gene encoding uncharacterized protein LOC123228487 — translation MGILDYSRAAITKIHNVFTEHCPDEDTRSKIAKNFAVAAVKEGLEFVPGGSRVYNIVHRSLSHDKKPRGHEIELQELKDKVRGLEKELSEHRRLIVQTQIHRPVMELDCNNTLSLSQKPEDMIRVFMMTGFVSKHLRDNLIVPGVRSGKPNTKRDQ, via the exons ATGGGGATTCTGGATTACAGCCGTGCTGCCATTACAAAGATCCATAATGTTTTCACAGAGCACTGTCCGGATGAAGACACCAGGTCCAAGATCGCCAAAAATTTTGCCGTCGCCGCTGTTAAAGAGGGGCTTGAATTCGTCCCTG GTGGATCAAGAgtatataacattgttcatcGATCACTCAGCCATGACAAGAAGCCCAGGGGCCATGAAATTGAGCTGCAGGAACTGAAAGATAAGGTACGCGGACTGGAGAAAGAACTGAGTGAACATAGGAGATTAATTGTGCAAACCCAGATACATAGGCCAGTTATGGAACTAGATTGTAACAATACCCTCAGTTTGAGTCAAAAACCTGAAGACATGATCAGAGTTTTCATGATGACCGGGTTCGTGAGTAAGCATTTGCGGGATAATCTGATAGTTCCAGGGGTTAGGTCTGGGAAGCCAAATACTAAGCGTGACCAATAA
- the LOC123215462 gene encoding uncharacterized protein LOC123215462, whose protein sequence is MEDRARAQLKDIRKEMGNEERKAAVHEELKRMNQLPPNSTYVTHRVRVLNKILQLISLQRTTSQEKELELLFAGLSL, encoded by the exons ATGGAGGATAGAGCAAGAGCACAGTTAAAAGATATAAGGAAGGAGATGGGAAACGAAGAGAGGAAAGCTGCAGTTCatgaagaattgaaaagaatgaaCCAACTTCCTCCAAACAGCACTTATGTTACTCATCGCGTGCGTGTTCTCAACAAGATTCTTCAACTAATATCGCTCCAG AGAACTACTTCGCAGGAGAAGGAGTTGGAGTTGCTCTTTGCTGGGCTGTCTCTGTGA